In Sandaracinaceae bacterium, the following proteins share a genomic window:
- a CDS encoding cation diffusion facilitator family transporter, translating into MSHGSKKVILLALGANFGIAVAKFVAFVLTQSSSMLAESIHSVADTGNQLLLLLGMNKASRAPDEDHPFGYKMESYFWSFIVALMLFSLGGLFAIYEAFHKLHELHAALAAGETPTMRNPSVAIGVLLVSIALEGYSWFAATREVNRTRGNKTMMQFIKRSKSTEIIVIWMEDTGALVGLLLALGGVGLTLATGNPYWDVYATFAIGGLLVVIAFMVSRETKSLLIGESADKEDLKEIAKLVDETPGVVSLMNMRSMQLGDDEFMVTLKIQWEGDLLISDVAGRTNELEDRIRAQSPWARYIIVEPDVFDPVKAATQRV; encoded by the coding sequence ATGTCACACGGCTCCAAGAAGGTGATCCTCCTCGCGCTCGGCGCGAACTTCGGCATCGCGGTCGCGAAATTCGTCGCGTTCGTCCTGACGCAGTCGTCCTCCATGCTGGCCGAGTCCATCCACTCGGTGGCCGACACGGGCAACCAGCTGCTCCTGCTGCTGGGGATGAACAAGGCCTCGCGCGCGCCCGACGAGGACCACCCGTTCGGCTACAAGATGGAGAGCTACTTCTGGAGCTTCATCGTGGCGCTCATGCTCTTCAGCTTGGGCGGGCTGTTCGCCATCTACGAGGCGTTCCACAAGCTGCACGAGCTGCACGCCGCGCTGGCCGCCGGGGAGACGCCCACCATGCGCAACCCCAGCGTGGCCATCGGCGTGCTCCTGGTCAGCATCGCGCTCGAGGGCTACTCCTGGTTCGCCGCCACGCGCGAGGTGAACCGCACGCGCGGCAACAAGACGATGATGCAGTTCATCAAGCGCTCGAAGTCCACCGAGATCATCGTGATCTGGATGGAAGACACAGGCGCGCTGGTGGGCCTCCTGCTGGCTCTCGGCGGCGTGGGTCTCACGCTGGCCACCGGCAACCCCTACTGGGACGTGTACGCCACCTTCGCCATCGGTGGCCTGCTGGTCGTCATCGCGTTCATGGTCAGCCGCGAGACCAAGTCCCTCTTGATCGGCGAGTCGGCCGACAAGGAAGACCTCAAGGAGATCGCCAAGCTGGTGGACGAGACGCCCGGCGTGGTCAGCCTCATGAACATGCGCTCCATGCAGCTGGGCGACGACGAGTTCATGGTGACGCTGAAGATCCAGTGGGAGGGCGACCTCCTGATCAGCGACGTGGCCGGGCGCACCAACGAGCTCGAGGACCGCATCCGCGCCCAGAGCCCCTGGGCGCGATACATCATCGTGGAGCCCGACGTGTTCGACCCGGTGAAGGCGGCCACCCAGCGCGTGTGA
- a CDS encoding class II glutamine amidotransferase, translated as MGRLVAYTANRMDGLLAALRFEREALTPPLATGEAAWGVAFYQGDEVLHKKRPLSAGSAPDWTELAAGVVTDCALMHMREPTVGDFRTDNTHPFRFRRWTFAHQGTVAGFAALRDGLVDGLPDFLRRNLHGETDSEVFFHHVLGGLHRRGVLDSQAPPREAVAAAIMDTVQVLTGLSKAHSDAPSGLTCVLTDGHLTTAVCQGAPLFYVERRGPLPDDPTAPQRSQQTAVLRYVMLTSGEVAPPGYESVPQGCVVVVGRDLNVEVLPCHG; from the coding sequence ATGGGACGCCTTGTAGCCTACACCGCCAATCGGATGGACGGCCTGCTCGCGGCGCTGCGCTTCGAACGCGAAGCACTCACGCCCCCTCTGGCCACGGGCGAAGCGGCGTGGGGCGTCGCCTTCTACCAAGGCGACGAGGTGCTGCACAAGAAGCGCCCACTCTCGGCGGGCAGCGCGCCAGACTGGACCGAGCTCGCCGCGGGCGTGGTCACGGACTGCGCGCTCATGCACATGCGCGAGCCCACCGTGGGAGACTTCCGCACCGACAACACCCACCCGTTCCGCTTTCGCCGCTGGACATTCGCTCACCAGGGCACGGTGGCCGGCTTCGCAGCCCTGCGTGATGGCCTGGTGGACGGCCTGCCGGACTTCCTGCGCCGCAACCTGCACGGCGAGACGGACAGCGAGGTGTTCTTTCACCACGTGCTGGGCGGGCTGCACCGCCGCGGCGTGCTGGACTCGCAGGCGCCGCCGCGCGAAGCGGTGGCCGCCGCCATCATGGACACCGTTCAGGTGCTGACGGGCCTGTCGAAGGCGCACTCGGACGCCCCGAGCGGCCTGACGTGCGTGCTGACCGACGGGCACCTCACCACCGCCGTGTGCCAGGGCGCGCCGCTGTTCTATGTGGAGCGTCGCGGGCCCCTGCCCGATGACCCCACGGCGCCGCAGCGCAGCCAGCAGACGGCCGTCCTGCGCTACGTCATGCTCACCAGCGGGGAGGTCGCACCCCCGGGGTACGAGTCTGTACCTCAAGGGTGCGTCGTGGTGGTGGGCCGCGACCTCAACGTCGAGGTGCTCCCCTGCCATGGCTAG
- a CDS encoding divalent-cation tolerance protein CutA produces MSSEPQPSDAIVVLCTAPSLAVAEALARSAIEARVAACVNLIDGVRSVYRWEGAVCNEPEVQLVFKTTRERAEALRELIAREHPYEVPEILSLPVDPGLSGASYLRFVRDSV; encoded by the coding sequence ATGTCATCCGAGCCCCAGCCTTCCGATGCGATCGTGGTGCTGTGCACCGCTCCCTCACTCGCGGTGGCCGAGGCCCTGGCCCGCAGCGCCATCGAGGCGCGCGTCGCGGCGTGCGTGAACCTCATCGATGGCGTGCGCTCGGTCTACCGCTGGGAGGGCGCGGTGTGCAACGAGCCCGAGGTGCAGCTGGTGTTCAAGACCACGCGCGAGCGCGCCGAGGCGCTGCGCGAGCTCATCGCACGCGAGCACCCGTACGAGGTGCCCGAGATCCTGTCGCTGCCGGTGGACCCTGGGTTGAGTGGCGCGAGCTACCTACGCTTCGTGCGCGACAGCGTGTAG
- a CDS encoding glycosyltransferase produces MAIANDYVRIPYANGSSFASQFLFRALESRGHEVTIVGPAERQSETTQVGAMPPRYLCLASVPLRTHPGVNLALPSRSRLLALRDGQFDMVLAQTCSALLKAGVWLRQERGVPLVAVNTVHLPSVYNVVLPDWLNERAWVHDFFQESVVPWVERATAHTYNRGDGLVVLSYGLKRYWEQRGVEVPIHVIPRAIEKRIFDHHSGGDPFDARATRGARLLVVCRHVREKNIEQLLDILAREVVPAHRDATLTLVGDGPDHDAFRRYADSLGLAGRVFFEGERPLAEMPRWYAHADMFVYTSLSETYGQVVGEALYAGLPVVALADQMGVSGQVSDGIDGYLVSPSRDPRDAASEFANRVLQLLGDGDLRARMGERAHQNAARRSDPNECIARYYDAFEAARRHRDATHRKGLRTRLASVGTLASWGSLHGASYALGLLRPPVQLNRAKAQTPAWDL; encoded by the coding sequence GTGGCGATCGCTAACGACTACGTGCGGATCCCGTACGCCAACGGATCCTCGTTCGCGTCGCAGTTTCTGTTTCGGGCGCTCGAGAGCCGAGGCCACGAGGTCACCATCGTGGGCCCGGCAGAGAGACAGTCGGAGACCACCCAGGTAGGGGCCATGCCACCGCGCTACTTGTGCTTGGCATCGGTGCCTCTGCGCACTCACCCGGGGGTGAACCTGGCTTTGCCGTCGCGCTCACGCCTGCTGGCGTTGCGCGATGGACAGTTCGACATGGTCCTGGCGCAGACATGCAGCGCTCTCCTCAAGGCTGGCGTGTGGCTTCGTCAAGAGCGCGGCGTTCCGTTGGTGGCGGTCAATACGGTGCACCTCCCGAGCGTGTACAACGTGGTGCTTCCCGACTGGCTGAACGAGCGCGCCTGGGTGCACGACTTCTTCCAAGAAAGCGTGGTCCCGTGGGTGGAGCGCGCCACGGCCCACACCTACAACAGAGGGGACGGCTTGGTGGTCCTGAGCTACGGGCTGAAGCGCTACTGGGAGCAGCGCGGCGTCGAGGTGCCGATTCATGTGATTCCCCGTGCCATCGAGAAGCGCATCTTCGACCATCACAGCGGAGGGGATCCGTTCGACGCGCGGGCGACCCGGGGCGCACGCCTGCTGGTGGTGTGCCGGCATGTCCGCGAGAAGAACATCGAACAGCTCCTCGACATCCTCGCCCGCGAGGTGGTCCCAGCGCACCGAGACGCCACGCTGACGTTGGTTGGCGATGGTCCCGATCATGACGCCTTTCGGCGCTACGCGGACTCTCTCGGACTCGCCGGTCGGGTGTTCTTCGAGGGAGAGCGCCCGCTCGCCGAGATGCCGCGTTGGTACGCTCATGCGGACATGTTCGTGTACACCTCCCTCTCCGAGACCTACGGGCAGGTGGTTGGCGAGGCGCTGTATGCGGGCCTTCCCGTGGTGGCGCTGGCTGACCAGATGGGGGTCAGTGGTCAAGTGAGCGACGGGATCGATGGCTACCTGGTGTCGCCGAGTCGGGACCCGCGAGACGCGGCATCCGAGTTCGCCAACCGCGTGTTGCAGCTGCTCGGAGACGGCGATCTTCGAGCGCGAATGGGGGAGCGTGCCCACCAGAACGCCGCCCGCCGCAGCGATCCGAACGAGTGCATCGCGCGTTACTACGATGCGTTCGAGGCAGCACGCCGTCACCGCGACGCGACGCATCGGAAGGGCCTTCGGACTCGGCTAGCGAGCGTGGGCACCCTGGCCAGCTGGGGGAGCCTGCACGGCGCGTCGTACGCGCTCGGACTCCTCCGTCCTCCCGTGCAGCTGAACCGTGCGAAGGCCCAGACGCCTGCGTGGGACCTCTGA